TAGTCTATATCCGCCACATCCAACGGGGTATAAACTGGCTTCAAGGGAATCCCTGAATCCGTACGAGACTCTGGTATTTTAACTCCAAGTTTCTTCTCATACTTTTCTGTAAAATTCTTCTGCCATCTCTCTTCCATCTCTTTAACTTTATTCAAGCCCTTTTCATCTACCATAGTCACTACCTCGTTCCCTATTATTATATGTTAACCGTCATTTCACCCGAAACCCCCATGCCCGCCTCAGGCGGGCACCACGAATGATGGAAACCACTCCATCCCTCCCTCTTTGGAGACTGTGTCACAATGTCATTGCGAAAGAGTGAAACGACTGAAGCAATCTCATCCTTTAATTCATTATCCTAAGAGGCTTTTCTCATCTTCAGCAATTCTGCAAATGTTTCAACCCTCGTTCTCGACTGTCCCGCACTGTAATTACGGGTATCATAGCAGTCTCCCTCCAGAACCAGACAAGGGATGCCCAGGTCTTCAGTTATCGATTTTTTCGACATGATGGGTGTAATAGCCCACGGACGACACGAATAGGGGTAACTGATGATAAACCCGTCCACGTTCCATTCTCTGCAGTATTCCGTGAAGTAATCTATTCCCCCCTGGCAGGAATACAACAGGCCTCGTTTGAAGAAGCCTTCCATCATCTTTTGACCATACTCAGTTGACTTTGTTTTCGTCCGCTCTTTGTGGGTCAACCAATCAATCTGACAAACAGCTATCGACAATCCGAGGCTCTCCACCATTTTAAGTACAGAGGGATCAACGGCCTGCCTGATTCCAAAGTATACCTTGGGAGCACCCTTTTCAACAACGCCCTCTCCCCTGTCTATTCGCTCTTTTGTCTCTATAATCAGTGTGGTTATGGCTTTTATTCCCTCATCCTTTTTTCTCATAGGGGTATTGGACATCCAGTATAGAAGGTTGAGGTTTGTCTGACTGATAACCTGGGGATCGCTTCGCCCCACCATTTCCACCAAGTTATTGAAATTGGTGTAAAATACTGCGTTTTCCTTCACGCCAGCTTTACGTACCTCTTCGGTAAACGTGCAACCGGTTACCTCTTCTATCTTTTTCAAGACCTTGTTCAACTGGCTTCCAGCATACCGGATTCGCCTTTCACTCAGATTATCAGGCCACTCCCCCCAGCCGGCATCAACAACCCCGTCCAGATAAACAACCGGAATGTCATAGAGTTCTGCCAGGAGCTGGTCTGCCTCCGTCGCCTGATCGCAGTACCAGCCAGGCGAAACTATTAAATCAGGTCTTGGTATTATCCCCATTTTAATAGCCCCTATGTGCGTCTGCCATAGGGCGCAGTGTGCAGACCCTACCCCTAGTCCTGCATGTTCACCTGCCTCAAGAATGGGACCGAGTTTGTCAAAGATCTGGCCCATAGTGA
The Thermodesulfobacteriota bacterium genome window above contains:
- a CDS encoding 2-hydroxyacyl-CoA dehydratase family protein; translated protein: MYTDFLKLCGYEDDELKKEMPRIEKAFDKLGIGKEDIVRAEERVQENFDTSLKGIVKSLRVWMEELVSLALCRDEYKKVIYSDWPLPGAMMMAVRHLSDDLYTTSIAEVLNVTMGQIFDKLGPILEAGEHAGLGVGSAHCALWQTHIGAIKMGIIPRPDLIVSPGWYCDQATEADQLLAELYDIPVVYLDGVVDAGWGEWPDNLSERRIRYAGSQLNKVLKKIEEVTGCTFTEEVRKAGVKENAVFYTNFNNLVEMVGRSDPQVISQTNLNLLYWMSNTPMRKKDEGIKAITTLIIETKERIDRGEGVVEKGAPKVYFGIRQAVDPSVLKMVESLGLSIAVCQIDWLTHKERTKTKSTEYGQKMMEGFFKRGLLYSCQGGIDYFTEYCREWNVDGFIISYPYSCRPWAITPIMSKKSITEDLGIPCLVLEGDCYDTRNYSAGQSRTRVETFAELLKMRKAS